Proteins encoded in a region of the Paracoccus alcaliphilus genome:
- a CDS encoding AGE family epimerase/isomerase: MTEHTIPASGPWWGTGAHRDWLLADAMRQFRFFARSLDPAGGFHALDLNGDPIPGVARELHATTRMVHAFAMAHLLGVKGADRIVDHGMAALWHLHRDSRHGGYLWSFAPGGAALEGNKLAYGHAFVLLAAASAKQAGHPDADRLLADILDVIESRFWDHDHARMTEEYGRDWRVISGYRGMNANMHMSEALLAATEATGDLALLRRARGIFDFFIGRIGAEHDWRLPEHFTDDWQVDPAYEGNPMFRPGGTTPGHSFEFARLLLQAWDLDGRRDATLPAWAGRLYERALGDGWLDQGGILYTVDPGGKPLRRDRYWWPVTEAIGAAAALLKAGDDRGEDYLMFWRAAERLFIDRQRGGWFPEIDRDGAPSDRQFPGKPDIYHSVQAALLPLLPGLSGMARDLSALRPGNLPELNP, translated from the coding sequence ATGACTGAACACACCATTCCCGCCTCTGGTCCGTGGTGGGGGACCGGGGCACATCGCGACTGGCTGCTGGCGGACGCCATGCGGCAGTTCCGGTTCTTTGCCCGCAGCCTCGATCCGGCGGGGGGCTTTCACGCGCTGGACCTGAATGGCGATCCCATCCCCGGCGTGGCGCGGGAACTGCATGCGACCACGCGCATGGTCCATGCCTTCGCGATGGCGCATCTGCTGGGCGTCAAAGGCGCGGACCGGATCGTCGATCACGGCATGGCGGCCCTGTGGCACCTGCATCGGGACAGCCGCCACGGCGGCTATCTGTGGTCGTTTGCGCCCGGAGGCGCCGCGCTGGAGGGCAACAAGCTGGCCTATGGTCATGCCTTCGTGCTGCTGGCGGCGGCCAGCGCGAAACAGGCGGGCCATCCCGATGCCGACCGCCTGCTTGCCGATATCCTCGACGTGATCGAGTCCCGTTTCTGGGACCACGACCACGCCCGCATGACCGAGGAATATGGCCGCGACTGGCGCGTCATCTCAGGCTATCGCGGGATGAATGCGAATATGCACATGTCCGAGGCGCTGCTGGCCGCGACCGAGGCGACCGGCGACCTGGCCCTGCTGCGCCGGGCGAGGGGGATTTTCGATTTCTTCATCGGCCGGATCGGCGCGGAACATGACTGGCGGTTGCCGGAACATTTCACCGACGACTGGCAGGTCGATCCGGCCTATGAGGGCAATCCGATGTTCCGCCCCGGCGGCACCACGCCCGGCCATTCCTTTGAATTCGCGCGGCTGCTGTTGCAGGCGTGGGATCTGGACGGGCGGCGGGACGCGACCCTGCCTGCATGGGCGGGCAGGCTGTACGAGCGCGCGTTGGGCGATGGCTGGCTGGATCAGGGCGGCATCCTCTATACCGTCGATCCGGGTGGAAAACCGCTGCGCCGCGACCGCTATTGGTGGCCGGTGACCGAGGCGATCGGCGCCGCCGCCGCCCTGCTGAAGGCGGGCGATGACCGGGGCGAGGATTACCTGATGTTCTGGCGGGCGGCAGAGCGTCTGTTCATCGACCGCCAGCGTGGCGGCTGGTTCCCCGAGATCGACCGGGACGGCGCGCCTTCGGACCGGCAGTTTCCGGGCAAGCCCGACATCTATCATTCGGTGCAGGCGGCGCTGCTGCCCCTGCTGCCCGGCCTGTCGGGCATGGCGCGGGATCTGTCGGCGCTGCGGCCCGGCAACCTGCCCGAGCTGAATCCGTGA